CCAGCAGTTTGGCATCGACCCGATCCACTTCTGCCTGATCGTGAACGTGGCCCTTGGGGTCGGGTATATCACGCCCCCCCTGGGGCTCATGCTCTACGCCACGGCGGCCTGCACCGGCGAGCGGTTCATGTTCATCGTGCGGGCGACGATTCCGACGCTCCTGGTCTACATCGTGGTGCTCTACGTCCTGAGCGTCGTCCCGTGGTTCTCCACGGCGATCCCCGACCTCCTCTTCCCCCGGTGACCCCATGGCTTCGGCGCCTTCCCGCGTGAGACCCCCTACCGCGTTCGCTCCGGCCCGGGTGGAGGTAGAGCACCGGCTTGGGGGAGGGATGCGGCTTCGCTCCCCGGAGCCCCTGGGGGCCTACCCCGCGTGCGTGGGCGCCTACTTGGAGCACTGGGCCCGGGAGACCCCCGAGGCGGTCTTCCTGGCCGAGCGCCAGGGTAGGGCATGGCGGCGGCTCACCTACCGGGAGGCCCTGGGGCAGGTGCGCGCGGCGGCCCAGGCCCTGCTGGACCGGCGCCTGGACCCCGGCCGGCCCGTGGCGATCCTCTCGGAGAACAGCCTACGCCACGCAGTGCTCGGCTTGGCATGCATGCACGTGGGCATCCCCGTGTCGCCGGTCTCGCCCGCCTACTCTCTGGTCTCTCGCGACTACGGAAAGCTCCGCCACGTGTTGGGCCTCCTGGAGCCTCAGCTCCTCTTCGTCGAAGCGACGGAGCCTTTCGCCCGGGCCTTGGCGGCTGCGGCCCCGGCCGGCGCGGAGGCGGAGGTGGTGGCGGGGGAGCCGGGCGCCGGGGCGACGGCGTTTGCCGAGCTCCTGGGCACGGCACCCTCCGCCGCCGTGGACGAGGCCTACCGGGCGGTGGGCCCCGACACGGTGGCCAAGGTGCTCTTCACCTCGGGGTCCACCGGGGAGCCCAAGGGGGTGATCAACACCCAGCGGATGCTCTGCTCCAACCAGCAGGCCATGGCCCAGTGCTGGCCCTTCCTGGAGAAGCGGCCGCCGGTGATGCTCGACTGGCTCCCCTGGAACCACACCTTCGGCGGGAACAAGGTCTTCCACCTGATCCTGCGAAACGGGGGCGCCCTCTACCTGGACGCCGGAAAGCCCACCCCCGGACACATCGAGACCACTGCGGCGAACCTGCGGGAGACCTCCCCCACGGTCTACTTCAACGTTCCCCGGGGCTACGCGGCGCTGCTGCCCTACCTGGAGGAGGATCCCGCGCTGCGCGACTCCCTCTTCCGGGACCTCGACGTGCTCTTCTACGCCGGGGCGGCGCTGCCCCAGAACCTCTGGGAGC
The genomic region above belongs to Thermodesulfobacteriota bacterium and contains:
- a CDS encoding feruloyl-CoA synthase; its protein translation is MRPPTAFAPARVEVEHRLGGGMRLRSPEPLGAYPACVGAYLEHWARETPEAVFLAERQGRAWRRLTYREALGQVRAAAQALLDRRLDPGRPVAILSENSLRHAVLGLACMHVGIPVSPVSPAYSLVSRDYGKLRHVLGLLEPQLLFVEATEPFARALAAAAPAGAEAEVVAGEPGAGATAFAELLGTAPSAAVDEAYRAVGPDTVAKVLFTSGSTGEPKGVINTQRMLCSNQQAMAQCWPFLEKRPPVMLDWLPWNHTFGGNKVFHLILRNGGALYLDAGKPTPGHIETTAANLRETSPTVYFNVPRGYAALLPYLEEDPALRDSLFRDLDVLFYAGAALPQNLWERLEALSVASVGRTVAMSSGWGSTETGPVVTLVHYPVGRAGVIGLPVPGAELAMVPNGDKLELRVRGPGVTPGYWKRDDLTREAFDREGFYRIGDAGALADPARPEAGIRFDGRVAEDFKLTSGTWVSVGRLRTDVIAACAPFVQDAVVTGHDRDEIGLLLFPDLEACRRACPSLAPGAPVEELLSREEVVAGIRAGLGRLARESGGSASRPARALFLTTPARLDAGEITDKGYVNQRAVLAHRAELVARLHGDVGGAGPEVILL